The Panicum virgatum strain AP13 chromosome 5K, P.virgatum_v5, whole genome shotgun sequence genome has a window encoding:
- the LOC120707547 gene encoding scopoletin glucosyltransferase-like, whose protein sequence is MCNFHSKVLVFLATPLCAPCLVKFIHKKRVRSVRPPDLIRSRQRRGAGSRSAMAIEGQQQPLHMLFFPFLVPGHLIPAADMAALFAARGVKCTILTTPVNAAVIRSAVDRANEASRGADGALAIDIAVVPFPDVGLPPGVESGPALNSDADREKFFQALQLLREPFDRFLAENRTDAVVSDSFFDWSADAAAEHGVPRLGFLGTSLFARACSNSTARHNPVEAAPEDPDAPVLLPGLPHRVEMRRSQMMEPKKRPDRWALLQRMNAADQRSYGELFNSFRELEPDYLEHYTTTLGRRAWLVGPVAFASKDVATRGADDEGLSPDADGCLRWLDTKPAGSVAYVSFGTLSRFSPPELRELARGLDQSGKNFVWVVGGGADDAEESEWMPDGFAELLARGERGLIIRGWAPQMLILNHAAVGGFVTHCGWNSTLEAVGAGVPMVTWPRYADQFYNEKLVVELLKVGVGVGSTDYASKLEARRVIGGDVVAEAIERVMGDGEEAQAIRERARVLGEKARRAVEKGGSSYDDVGRLMDELMARRGLVNV, encoded by the coding sequence ATGTGTAACTTCCACTCGAAGGTTCTCGTCTTTCTTGCCACTCCGCTTTGTGCGCCCTGCCTCGTAAAATTCATCCATAAAAAAAGAGTGCGCAGCGTGCGTCCACCTGACCTGATCCGTTCCCGACAGCGCCGGGGAGCCGGGTCGCGGTCAGCCATGGCGATCGAAGGTCAGCAGCAGCCGCTGCACATGCTCTTCTTCCCGTTCCTGGTGCCGGGGCACCTCATCCCGGCCGCCGACATGGCCGCGCTCTTCGCCGCCCGCGGCGTCAAGTGCACCATCCTCACCACCCCCGTGAACGCCGCGGTCATCCGCTCGGCGGTGGACCGCGCCAACGAGGCCTCCCGCGGCGCCGATGGCGCCCTGGCCATCGACATCGCCGTCGTGCCCTTCCCGGACGTCGGGCTGCCCCCCGGCGTCGAGTCCGGACCGGCACTCAACTCCGATGCCGACCGCGAGAAGTTCTTCCAGGCGCTCCAGCTGCTCCGGGAGCCCTTCGACCGGTTCCTGGCGGAGAACCGCACCGACGCCGTCGTGTCCGACAGCTTCTTCGACTGGTCCGCGGACGCCGCGGCAGAGCACGGCGTCCCGCGGCTGGGGTTCCTCGGAACCAGCCTGTTCGCGCGGGCCTGCAGCAACAGCACGGCGCGCCACAACCCCGTGGAGGCCGCGCCCGAGGACCCCGACGCGCCCGTGCTGCTCCCGGGGCTGCCGCACCGCGTCGAGATGCGGCGCAGCCAGATGATGGAGCCCAAGAAGCGGCCGGATCGCTGGGCCTTGCTCCAGCGCATGAACGCCGCGGACCAGAGGAGCTACGGCGAGTTGTTCAACAGCTTCCGCGAGCTGGAGCCGGACTACCTGGAGCACTACACCACGACGCTCGGCCGCCGCGCGTGGCTCGTCGGGCCGGTCGCCTTCGCCAGCAAGGACGTGGCGACGAGGGGCGCTGACGACGAGGGTCTCTCGCCCGACGCGGACGGCTGCCTGCGGTGGCTGGACACCAAGCCGGCCGGGTCGGTGGCGTACGTGTCCTTCGGCACGCTGTCCCGTTTCTCGCCGCCCGAGCTTCGCGAGCTCGCGCGCGGCCTCGACCAGTCCGGCAAGAACTTCGTCtgggtcgtcggcggcggcgcggatgacgccgaGGAGTCGGAGTGGATGCCCGACGGGTTCGCGGAGCTGCtggcgcgcggcgagcgcgggctcatcatccggggctgggcgccgcagaTGCTGATCCTAAACCACGCCGCCGTGGGCGGCTTCGTGACGCACTGCGGCTGGAACTCGACGCTGGAGGCCGTGGGCGCCGGCGTGCCGATGGTGACGTGGCCGCGGTACGCCGACCAGTTCTACAACGAGAagctggtggtggagctgctcaaggtcggcgtcggcgtcgggtcCACGGACTACGCGTCGAAGCTGGAGGCGCGGCGGGTGATCGGCGGCGATGTGGTCGCCGAGGCCATCGAGAGGGTgatgggcgacggcgaggaggcgcaGGCGATACGAGAAAGGGCGAGGGTGCTCGGGGAGAAGGCCAGGCGCGCCGTGGAGAAGGGCGGGTCCTCGTACGATGACGTCGGGCGGCTCATGGACGAGCTGATGGCTCGTAGGGGCCTCGTCAATGTCTGA
- the LOC120707548 gene encoding scopoletin glucosyltransferase-like, whose amino-acid sequence MAIKGEQQPLRILFFPFLTPGHLIPAADMAALFAARGVKCTILTTPVNAGVIRLAVDRANEASRGTEDALSIDIAVVPFPDVGLPPGVESVPALNFDADGDKFFRAIQLLRESFDRFLTQNRTDAVVSDSFFDWSVDAAAEHGVPRLAFLGTSLFARACSDCTVRHNPVEAAPEDPDAPVLLPGLPHRVEMRRSQMMEPKKRPEHWAFHQRLNAADQRSYGEVFNSFHELEPEYVDHYTTTLGRRAWLVGPVAFASKDLATRGADDGLSPDADGCLRWLDTKPAGSVAYVSFGTLSRFSPPELRELARGLDLSGKDFVWVVGGADAEESEWMPDGFAELLARGERGLVIRGWAPQMLILNHAAVGGFVTHCGWNSTLEAVSAGVPMVTWPRYADQFYNEKLVVELLKVGVGVGSTDYASKLEARRVIGGDVVAEAIGRVMGDGEGAEAIRERARVLGEKARSAGEKGGSSYDDVGRLMDELMARRGLVNV is encoded by the coding sequence ATGGCGATCAAAGGTGAGCAACAGCCGCTGCgcatcctcttcttccctttcctaaCGCCGGGGCACCTCATCCCGGCCGCCGACATGGCCGCGCTCTTCGCCGCCCGCGGCGTCAAGTGCACCATCCTCACCACCCCTGTGAACGCCGGGGTCATCCGCTTAGCGGTGGACCGCGCCAACGAGGCCTCCCGCGGCACCGAGGACGCCCTGTCCATCGACATCGCTGTCGTGCCGTTCCCGGACGTCGGGCTGCCCCCCGGCGTCGAGTCCGTGCCGGCCCTGAACTTCGATGCCGACGGCGACAAGTTCTTCCGGGCGATCCAGCTGCTTCGGGAGTCCTTCGACCGGTTCCTGACGCAGAACCGCACCGACGCCGTCGTGTCCGACAGCTTCTTCGACTGGTCCGtggacgccgcggcggagcacggcGTCCCGCGGCTGGCGTTCCTCGGCACCAGCCTGTTCGCGCGGGCCTGCAGCGACTGCACGGTGCGCCACAACCCCGTGGAGGCCGCCCCCGAGGACCCCGACGCGCCTGTGCTGCTGCCCGGGCTGCCGCACCGCGTCGAGATGAGGCGCAGCCAGATGATGGAGCCCAAGAAGCGGCCTGAGCATTGGGCCTTCCACCAGCGCTTGAACGCCGCAGACCAGAGGAGCTACGGCGAGGTGTTCAACAGCTTCCACGAGCTGGAGCCGGAATACGTGGATCACTACACCACGACGCTCGGGCGCCGCGCGTGGCTCGTCGGGCCGGTCGCGTTCGCCAGCAAGGACTTGGCGACGAGGGGCGCCGACGACGGCCTCTCGCCCGACGCCGACGGCTGCCTGCGGTGGCTCGACACGAAGCCGGCCGGGTCGGTGGCATACGTGTCCTTCGGCACGCTGTCCCGTTTCTCGCCGCCCGAGCTGCGCGAGCTCGCGCGCGGCCTCGACCTGTCCGGCAAGGACTTCGTCTgggtcgtcggcggcgcggacgcCGAGGAGTCGGAGTGGATGCCCGACGGGTTCGCAGAGCTGCtggcgcgcggcgagcgcgggctCGTCAtccggggctgggcgccgcagaTGCTGATCCTGAACCACGCCGCCGTGGGCGGCTTCGTGACGCACTGCGGCTGGAACTCGACGCTGGAGGCTGTGAGCGCCGGCGTGCCGATGGTGACGTGGCCGCGGTACGCCGACCAGTTCTACAACGAGAagctggtggtggagctgctcaAGGTCGGGGTCGGCGTCGGGTCCACGGACTACGCGTCGAAGCTGGAGGCGCGGCGCGTGATCGGCGGCGATGTGGTCGCCGAGGCCATCGGGAGGGTgatgggcgacggcgagggggcgGAGGCGATAAGGGAGAGGGCCAGGGTGCTCGGGGAGAAGGCCAGGAGCGCCGGGGAAAAGGGCGGGTCCTCGTACGATGACGTCGGGCGGCTGATGGACGAGCTGATGGCTCGCAGGGGCCTCGTCAATGTCTGA